In Spiroplasma clarkii, the DNA window GGATAAAGTTTTAGATTATGATGATATTTTTGAAATATTAAAAGACAGCGTTTATGCACCCGGAAGTGAATTAACTGCTCAAAAAATTAAAGACGTTGTTGCAGATAAATATGGGGTTACTTCAACTCAACTTGAAGGAAAATCTCGAATTCAAACTGTTGCAAATCCAAGACATCTAGCTATGTATTTAATAAGTGATTTATTAAAAATGAATCAATCAGAAATTGGGAGTATTTTTGGTTCAAGAGATCATTCAACTGTGACTCATGCCATCAATAAAATTGAAACAAACATTAAGGCTGATAAAAAATTTAAAGATTTAGTAACAAAATTGAAAAAGGAAATTACTTCTTAGGCGTATTATTCTTACTAATAAAATGTTATTATAATTCTAGGTTAGTCTATTATTTATGGTGTTTGTGGTTGTTTTCCACTTTTCCACACCATAATAATAAAAAATAATTTTAATATAATTGGGGTGAATATATGTTTTTTAAAATTGAACGAAATTTTTTAATTGAAGAATTAACAAAATGTAATCGTATTATTGATAATAAATCAGTGTTGTCTTATTCAATGGGTATTTTCGTTGAATGTGATGGTGATTGTGTTTCTTTTTCTTCAATGAATAGTATCATGAATATTAAAAGTAAAGTTTTTTCTGGGCAAGGTGGTTTAGAGTTTAAAGATACTGGTAATTTTTTAATTAGAGGTAAATATATTTTAGAGATCTTAAAAAGAATGGATGATGCTTATGTTTCAATTTCAAAAATTGATGATAATTTAATTTCTTTATATGGGGATAGGTCTGAATTTTCTTTAAACATTTTAGATGATAGTGGTTTTCCAACTGTTGCTTTTAAAGAAAGAGGACAAATTGCTAGTGTTGAAACTGAAGAGTTCAAAAAAGCTTTGGCTCAAACAATTATTTCTGTTAATGAGTCAAACCAAAAACTAGTTTTAACTGGGATAAATTTAAATGCAGCTGGGGAAAGTTTGTTTGTAACTGGAACAGATGGTTTTAGAGTTTCAAGAAAAGAAATTTATTTACATGAAAAAACTAATGAACATATTAATACCAACATTCCTTACAAAACTATTTTAGAGATCCAAAAATTATTAATGGATAAAGGTGTTTGCAAAATTAGTTTAATGGACAACACTTGTTGTTTTACAATAGGAAATACTTTAATTCAAACAAGTGTTTTAGAAGGTCAATACCCAAATGTGGAAGTAGTTTTCCCCGATGACTTTGCTACCAAAATAATTGTGGAAAATAAAAAAATTAGTAAACTAATTTCAAGAGCTGACATTCCAAGTGATGAAGCCAGCGCCACTGTTGTTAACATGATGATTGAGGGAGACAAAATGATCATCAAATCAAACATTCAACAAATTGCAAGTTTCGAAGAAGAATTTAAAGAATATTCATTAGAAGGAATTGAAGAGCAAAACATTTATTTAAATCCCAGGTTTTTATTAGATGCATTAAGAACCTTTGAAGCAAAAACAATTGAGATTCAGCTTCTTGATGAAAAAAAACCAATTGTTATTTGTTCTGAAGAGGAGAAAACATTAAAACAAGTTATTTTACCAATGTCTTCAAATTAAAAATGGAAAGCAGGGATTATACTAATGGACAATAAATATGGAGCAAATCAGATTCAGGTTCTTGAAGGACTAGAAGCAGTTAGAAAAAGACCGGGGATGTATATTGGTAATACAAATAAAAATGGATTACATCACTTGGTTTGAGAAATTTTGGACAACTCTGTTGATGAAGCATTAGCAGGTTTTTGTAATGAAGTAACTATTGTCATCACTCAAAATGAAGAAATAATTGTTAAAGATAACGGTAGAGGGATTCCTATTGATATTCACCCAAAAACAAACAAAACAACTTTAGAAACAATTTTTACTGTTCTACATGCTGGGGGAAAATTTGATGAATCTACTTACAAAATTTCAGGTGGTTTACATGGGGTTGGAGCATCTGTTGTCAATGCTTTGTCTTTGCATGTTGAAGCTATGGTTTGCCGAGACAATAAAATCTATTATCAAAAATTTTATAATGGTGGTAGTGAAGCAACTCCAATCAAAGAAATTGGTGTAAGTGATGTTAATGGGACACTAATAAAATTCAAACCTGATCCAACTATTTTTAAAGAGACTGTAGAATTTGATTTTAGAGTTATTCGTTCAAAAATTAAGCAGCTAGCATTTTTAAACAAAGGTTTAAAAATTAATTTATATGATGAGAGAAATGATAAACAAATCACATATATTTTTGAAGATGGAATCAAAGATTATATTAAAGAAATTAATAGTGGGAAAGAAAAAATTAATAATGAAATTTTTTATATAATTGATAAATATGAAGGTATTGAAGTTGAAGCATCAATTCAATACAATGACACTTATGATGAAACCCTATTTTCATTTTGTAATAATATTTACACAAGTGAGGGTGGATCACATGAAGAAGGTTTTAAAAATGCTTTACTAAAAGCATTGAACAACTATACAAATGAACTTAAAAATTTCAAAGGTAATAAATTTGTTTATGATGACATCAAAGAAGGTTTATGTGGAGTTGTTTCAATTAAGCACCGAGACCCATTATATGAAGGACAAACCAAAGCAAAATTGTCAAACCCAGATGCTCGTGAAGCCACTAGTAATGTTGTGTTTGAATCATTTAAAGAATTCCTTTTAAAAAATCCAACAGATGGGAAAAAAATAATTGAAAAAATAATGATCTCTCAAAAAGCCCGAAAAGCAGCTCAAAGAGCAAGAGAGGACACTCGTAGAAAATCAGCAATTGATAACTTTTCTTTACCTGGAAAACTTGCAGACTGTGAATCAAAAAGTGCTGCAGAAGCAGAACTATATTTAGTCGAAGGGGATTCAGCTGGAGGTAGTGCTAAAACTGGAAGAAACCGAAAAAACCAAGCAATTTTATCACTTAGAGGTAAAGTCCTTAATGTTGAAAAAGTTAAACAAGCAAGAGCTTTTGAAAATAATGAAATTCAATCAATAATTGCTGCAATTGGTACAGGTGTGAAAAAAAACCTAGAGCTAAATAAAATTAGATATAATAAAATAATTATTATGACTGATGCTGATGTTGATGGAGCCCACATTAGAATATTGTTGCTAACTTTTTTTTATAGATACATGAAAGAATTAATTAATAATGGCAATATCTATATTGCTCAACCCCCACTTTATAAAATTAGTGATGGTAAAAAAAATACTGACTATGCATATTCAGATGCAGAACTAGAAAAATTAAAACAAAACAAATATAAGGATATAAAATATACAATTCAAAGATATAAAGGATTAGGTGAAATGGACCCAATTCAATTGTGAGAAACCACAATGGATCCAGAGCGTAGAACTATGATACAAGTTAAGGTTGAGGACGCTTTTTTAGCCAATGAAGTTTTATCAAGTCTAATGGGAGAAAATCCTGAAATGAGGAAAAATTTTATTACTGAGAATGCACAATTTGTTGAAAGTATTGATGTTTAGTATAACTGGAGGAAGAAAAAATGGCAGACAATAATAAATTAGAGAAAATTATAGAAGTTGATTTTAAAGCAGAAGTTGAAAAAGATTTTTTAGAATACTCTATGAGTGTTATTGTTAGTCGTGCTTTACCAGATTTAAAAGATGGACTAAAACCAGTTCACCGAAGAATTATTTATGCAATGAATGATTTAAAAATCACTGCAGACACACCACATAAAAAATCTGCTCG includes these proteins:
- the dnaN gene encoding DNA polymerase III subunit beta produces the protein MFFKIERNFLIEELTKCNRIIDNKSVLSYSMGIFVECDGDCVSFSSMNSIMNIKSKVFSGQGGLEFKDTGNFLIRGKYILEILKRMDDAYVSISKIDDNLISLYGDRSEFSLNILDDSGFPTVAFKERGQIASVETEEFKKALAQTIISVNESNQKLVLTGINLNAAGESLFVTGTDGFRVSRKEIYLHEKTNEHINTNIPYKTILEIQKLLMDKGVCKISLMDNTCCFTIGNTLIQTSVLEGQYPNVEVVFPDDFATKIIVENKKISKLISRADIPSDEASATVVNMMIEGDKMIIKSNIQQIASFEEEFKEYSLEGIEEQNIYLNPRFLLDALRTFEAKTIEIQLLDEKKPIVICSEEEKTLKQVILPMSSN
- the gyrB gene encoding DNA topoisomerase (ATP-hydrolyzing) subunit B; this encodes MDNKYGANQIQVLEGLEAVRKRPGMYIGNTNKNGLHHLVWEILDNSVDEALAGFCNEVTIVITQNEEIIVKDNGRGIPIDIHPKTNKTTLETIFTVLHAGGKFDESTYKISGGLHGVGASVVNALSLHVEAMVCRDNKIYYQKFYNGGSEATPIKEIGVSDVNGTLIKFKPDPTIFKETVEFDFRVIRSKIKQLAFLNKGLKINLYDERNDKQITYIFEDGIKDYIKEINSGKEKINNEIFYIIDKYEGIEVEASIQYNDTYDETLFSFCNNIYTSEGGSHEEGFKNALLKALNNYTNELKNFKGNKFVYDDIKEGLCGVVSIKHRDPLYEGQTKAKLSNPDAREATSNVVFESFKEFLLKNPTDGKKIIEKIMISQKARKAAQRAREDTRRKSAIDNFSLPGKLADCESKSAAEAELYLVEGDSAGGSAKTGRNRKNQAILSLRGKVLNVEKVKQARAFENNEIQSIIAAIGTGVKKNLELNKIRYNKIIIMTDADVDGAHIRILLLTFFYRYMKELINNGNIYIAQPPLYKISDGKKNTDYAYSDAELEKLKQNKYKDIKYTIQRYKGLGEMDPIQLWETTMDPERRTMIQVKVEDAFLANEVLSSLMGENPEMRKNFITENAQFVESIDV